The Papaver somniferum cultivar HN1 chromosome 3, ASM357369v1, whole genome shotgun sequence genome includes a region encoding these proteins:
- the LOC113359472 gene encoding 60S acidic ribosomal protein P1-like has protein sequence MPFAKRCTKLKPPGPEKPNLAVFTKNPVDKIAALAKAANVQCESYWPSLYAKLSEKINIKDLITSVGAGGGCRAAASVAVSAPTGGGAKAAEALAAEEEKEEKDERDEDIRGMFDILFSCFCC, from the exons ATGCCGTTTGCAAAACGTTGCACAAAGTTAAAACCTCCCGGCCCCGAAAAACCGAATTTGGCAGTTttcacaaaaaatcca GTTGACAAGATTGCTGCTTTGGCAAAGGCAGCCAATGTCCAATGTGAGTCTTACTGGCCTAGCCTCTATGCTAAGTTGTCTGAGAAGATTAACATTAAAGATTTGATCACCAGCGTTGGTGCTGGTGGTGGCTGCAGGGCTGCTGCTTCCGTTGCTGTCTCTGCTCCAACAGGTGGTGGTGCAAAAGCTGCTGAAGCCCTTGCTGCTGAGGAGGAGAAGGAAGAGAAAGATGAGAGAGATGAAGATATCCGAGGAATGTTtgatattttatttagttgcttcTGTTGCTAG